The genomic interval TGCCGATGGGCTCGCCCAGGTCAGCCCACCAAATTTCGCCGCGAGCGATTACCACTCGTTTGCCTCGAACGCTCGACGCGCCGCCTCTCGCCGAAAGTCATTGTCCTGCTCAGTACTTGCACCATACACACGGTCGAGTGCTGCCGTCACGTCCTCGCCATTGTGCCGGGCCAAAAACTCGCGAAGGGCAGCCCGGTAGAGTTCGCTGCGGGTGAGACGCAGCTTCTGCGCCAGAGCCTCAGCTTCCGCAAAAGTTTGGTCGTCAAGGGATATAGCGGTCTTCATGGCCGAAGTATAACTCAGTTATACCTTGACACCAGAGGAACAAAGAGGCTGAGAACTTTACAGCCATTGCTCCTGATCCACCCACGCCCCCAGCCGCTCCAGATCATCCGGCACCGCGTACAGGCACACCCCGAGTTGATCCCCCA from Deinococcus planocerae carries:
- a CDS encoding type II toxin-antitoxin system VapB family antitoxin, translated to MKTAISLDDQTFAEAEALAQKLRLTRSELYRAALREFLARHNGEDVTAALDRVYGASTEQDNDFRREAARRAFEANEW